Proteins from a single region of Bacteroidales bacterium:
- a CDS encoding NYN domain-containing protein, with translation MERDTKEMRFAVLIDADNIPYSNIKGMLDEIAKLGTPTIKRIYGDWTRPTVAGWKPSLLEHAITPIQQYSYTSGKNSTDSAMIIDAMDILHSEKVNGFCLVSSDSDFTRLAIRLRESGMFVVGLGEKKTPNPFIVACDKFIYIEIIGSKERSKSKTSTSATSETMDYEEIDQRFINLLKASVEDLGDDSGWAFLADLGNLIIKKKPDFDPRNYGFMKLTPLIKSLNQYFEVDERDVENKRIKHIYVRVRKK, from the coding sequence ATGGAAAGAGATACAAAAGAGATGCGTTTTGCGGTTCTCATCGATGCCGACAACATACCATACTCCAACATCAAAGGGATGCTGGATGAAATTGCAAAGCTGGGTACGCCCACTATCAAACGAATATATGGCGACTGGACCCGCCCCACCGTAGCGGGCTGGAAGCCGTCGCTGCTCGAACATGCCATAACGCCCATTCAGCAATATAGCTACACATCGGGCAAAAATTCCACCGACTCGGCCATGATCATCGATGCTATGGACATATTGCACAGTGAAAAGGTGAATGGATTTTGTCTGGTGTCGAGCGATAGCGACTTTACGCGACTGGCAATACGTTTGCGCGAATCGGGAATGTTTGTGGTGGGATTGGGGGAGAAGAAAACACCCAATCCGTTTATCGTGGCTTGCGACAAGTTTATCTACATCGAGATTATTGGTTCCAAAGAGCGTTCGAAATCTAAGACCAGCACATCTGCTACGTCTGAAACTATGGATTACGAAGAGATAGATCAGCGCTTTATAAACTTGCTCAAAGCATCCGTCGAAGATCTGGGAGACGACAGCGGCTGGGCTTTCCTGGCGGACCTTGGCAATCTGATTATTAAAAAGAAACCTGATTTCGACCCACGTAACTACGGCTTCATGAAACTGACGCCATTGATAAAATCCCTAAACCAATATTTTGAGGTTGACGAGCGCGACGTAGAGAATAAGCGCATCAAACACATTTATGTGCGTGTACGCAAAAAATAA
- a CDS encoding phosphoglycerate kinase: MKTIDNLNFNGLRAIIRVDFNVPLDENRNITDFTRIDAAIPSIKKILNDGGMAIIMSHLGRPKEGPEEKYSLKHLVPALTERLGREVKFASDCIGEVPRRMAAAMKNGEVLLLENLRFYKEETKGNRNFAGELAALADVYVNDAFGTAHRAHASTTIIASFFPNDKYFGYVMANELTHINNVLKNPKRPFTAILGGAKVSGKIEIIKNLLDKVDNLIIGGGMMFTFIKAQGGQTGTSLLEEELIDTARQAIADAKEKGVELLIPTDAIIADKFENDANYKTAPADQIPDEWMGLDIGPESRKRFAEVIGKSKTILWNGPMGVFEMENFAEGTRTIAEKVAEATDKGAYSLIGGGDSVAAINKYGLANRVSYVSTGGGAMLEYIEGKELPGVKAIEE; this comes from the coding sequence ATGAAAACTATTGATAACCTTAATTTTAATGGACTTCGCGCCATCATCCGCGTCGACTTCAACGTACCACTCGACGAAAACCGCAACATCACCGACTTTACGCGCATCGATGCTGCCATTCCTTCCATAAAAAAGATTCTGAACGACGGCGGCATGGCCATCATTATGTCGCATCTGGGTCGGCCCAAAGAAGGCCCTGAAGAAAAATACTCGCTGAAACATCTTGTGCCGGCTTTGACAGAGCGGCTTGGCCGCGAGGTAAAGTTTGCCAGCGACTGCATCGGCGAAGTGCCGCGCCGCATGGCTGCTGCTATGAAAAACGGAGAAGTGCTGCTGCTCGAAAATTTACGTTTTTATAAAGAAGAAACCAAAGGCAACCGCAATTTTGCCGGCGAGCTGGCAGCACTGGCCGATGTGTATGTAAACGATGCCTTTGGCACTGCGCACCGTGCGCATGCTTCCACCACCATCATCGCAAGTTTTTTCCCCAACGACAAATATTTTGGCTATGTGATGGCCAACGAGCTGACGCACATCAACAATGTGCTGAAAAATCCAAAGCGCCCCTTCACAGCAATACTGGGTGGCGCCAAGGTTTCAGGAAAAATTGAGATCATCAAAAACCTGCTCGACAAAGTCGACAACCTGATTATTGGCGGCGGTATGATGTTTACTTTTATCAAAGCACAAGGCGGACAAACCGGCACCTCGCTGCTCGAAGAAGAACTTATCGACACCGCCCGCCAGGCCATTGCCGACGCCAAAGAAAAAGGGGTAGAGCTGCTCATCCCTACGGATGCAATAATCGCTGACAAATTCGAAAACGACGCCAACTACAAAACGGCCCCCGCCGATCAGATACCTGACGAATGGATGGGGCTGGACATTGGCCCGGAGAGCCGTAAACGCTTCGCTGAAGTCATTGGCAAATCCAAAACTATATTATGGAACGGCCCGATGGGTGTGTTTGAGATGGAGAACTTTGCCGAAGGAACACGCACTATCGCTGAAAAAGTTGCCGAAGCTACCGACAAAGGCGCCTATTCGCTCATTGGCGGCGGCGACTCGGTGGCAGCTATCAACAAATATGGATTAGCAAACCGTGTGAGCTACGTTTCTACCGGCGGCGGCGCCATGCTCGAATACATCGAAGGCAAAGAACTGCCCGGCGTAAAAGCCATTGAGGAATAA
- a CDS encoding methionine aminotransferase gives MKFTGTIHSKQPTIATSIFATMSALANEHQALNLSQGFPDFDISEEMISRVHHYMKQGFNQYAPMPGVPSLRKAISKVASQLHGISYDPETEITVTAGATQAIFTAIAAFIRDDDEAIIFEPAYDTYAPAVKVNGGRVKYAHLQMPDYTINWEQTARLVSSHTRMIIINTPHNPTGAVFSAEDMEQLSRLTQNTDILVLSDEVYEHLIFDGFQHESACRYPHLAQRSLVIGSFGKTFHATGWKTGYVMAPENLTKEFRKMHQWVLFAANTPIQMALADMLADEKNYTSLADFYQQKRDLFLDLIAGSRFKVVPSHGTYFQCLDYSAISDASEMDFATTLVKQHKIASIPISRFYHDGKDDKILRFCFAKKEETLRKAGEILCKI, from the coding sequence ATGAAATTTACCGGAACAATCCACAGTAAGCAACCAACCATTGCTACTTCTATTTTTGCCACTATGTCGGCGCTGGCTAACGAACATCAGGCGCTCAACCTTTCGCAGGGCTTCCCTGATTTTGATATCTCTGAAGAGATGATCAGCCGTGTGCATCATTACATGAAGCAGGGCTTTAACCAGTATGCACCCATGCCCGGTGTGCCTTCACTGCGAAAGGCTATCAGCAAGGTGGCGTCGCAGCTTCACGGCATTTCCTACGATCCCGAGACAGAAATCACCGTCACGGCCGGAGCCACGCAAGCCATCTTTACTGCCATTGCTGCTTTTATCCGCGACGACGACGAAGCCATTATTTTTGAGCCGGCTTACGACACCTACGCTCCAGCTGTAAAAGTAAATGGTGGCCGCGTAAAGTACGCCCACCTGCAAATGCCCGACTACACCATCAACTGGGAGCAAACTGCCCGGCTTGTTAGCAGCCATACCCGGATGATTATCATCAATACGCCGCACAATCCTACCGGTGCCGTTTTTAGTGCAGAAGATATGGAACAACTTAGCCGCCTCACACAAAATACCGACATTCTGGTGCTGAGCGACGAAGTGTACGAACATCTTATCTTCGACGGTTTTCAGCACGAGAGCGCTTGTCGTTATCCTCATCTTGCGCAGCGCAGCCTGGTGATTGGCTCTTTTGGTAAAACATTTCATGCCACAGGATGGAAGACTGGTTATGTGATGGCACCTGAAAATTTGACGAAAGAATTTAGAAAGATGCACCAGTGGGTGCTCTTTGCTGCCAACACTCCCATACAAATGGCGCTGGCCGATATGCTCGCAGACGAAAAAAACTACACTTCACTGGCAGATTTTTACCAGCAGAAGCGCGACTTGTTTCTTGATCTCATCGCCGGCTCCCGTTTCAAGGTGGTTCCATCGCACGGCACCTATTTCCAATGCCTCGATTACAGCGCCATCTCCGATGCCAGCGAAATGGATTTTGCCACCACGCTCGTTAAGCAGCACAAGATAGCCTCTATTCCGATTTCGCGATTTTATCACGATGGCAAAGACGATAAAATATTGCGTTTTTGTTTTGCTAAAAAAGAAGAAACACTTCGTAAAGCAGGCGAGATATTATGCAAGATTTAA
- a CDS encoding acyl-CoA desaturase, with the protein MQEKKIKFATNDSPEFIKELRATVRAYFEDRKISRFGNRSLFIKSIAMLALYIIPYLLMITGVVTAFPVLLALWILMGVGMAGIGMGLMHDANHGTYSENPRLNRLVSKSIYMLGGFPPNWRYQHNTMHHGFTNIEGHDEDISPVGILRFSPHKPLFRIHRFQQWYAWFFYGLMTISWAINKDFKQLVGYHRQDVLPGGKESFPRLLTDLIIAKILYFTVLLVLPIIFLPVAWYWVVAFFLAMHFVAGFILGVVFQTAHVVPSSSYPLADEQGNLENSWAISQLMTTADFAPRNRLLSWYTGGLNYQIEHHLFPNISHVHYRHLAPMVQAAAAKYNLPYHQQGSFLKALRNHYRMLRQLGRGDDLQQNTVTGIGEQPALA; encoded by the coding sequence ATGCAAGAGAAAAAAATAAAATTCGCTACGAACGATAGTCCTGAATTTATTAAAGAACTGCGTGCCACCGTTCGTGCTTATTTCGAGGATCGGAAAATTTCACGTTTTGGCAATCGCAGTCTGTTTATCAAATCCATCGCGATGCTTGCGCTCTACATCATTCCTTATTTGCTGATGATTACGGGAGTTGTAACTGCTTTTCCGGTGTTGCTCGCTTTGTGGATATTAATGGGCGTTGGTATGGCAGGCATAGGTATGGGGCTGATGCACGATGCCAACCACGGCACTTATTCCGAAAATCCGCGATTAAACCGCTTGGTGAGTAAATCAATTTACATGTTAGGAGGGTTCCCGCCCAACTGGCGCTATCAGCACAATACAATGCACCATGGCTTTACAAACATCGAAGGCCACGACGAAGACATCAGTCCGGTAGGGATTTTACGGTTTTCGCCACACAAGCCGCTCTTCCGAATACATCGTTTTCAGCAGTGGTATGCATGGTTTTTTTATGGATTGATGACCATTAGTTGGGCTATCAACAAAGATTTCAAACAACTCGTTGGCTATCATCGGCAGGATGTGTTGCCCGGAGGCAAAGAGAGCTTCCCGCGGCTTCTCACCGATCTGATCATCGCCAAAATTCTTTATTTTACTGTTCTTCTGGTGTTGCCGATTATTTTTCTGCCGGTGGCGTGGTACTGGGTGGTGGCTTTTTTTCTCGCTATGCATTTTGTAGCTGGATTTATCCTCGGCGTTGTCTTCCAAACCGCTCATGTGGTGCCGTCATCCTCCTACCCGTTAGCCGACGAACAAGGAAACCTGGAAAATAGCTGGGCCATCAGCCAGCTAATGACCACGGCAGATTTCGCGCCCCGAAACAGGCTGCTTTCGTGGTATACCGGTGGGCTGAATTACCAGATCGAGCATCATTTGTTTCCCAACATCAGCCACGTTCACTACCGTCATTTGGCTCCGATGGTACAAGCTGCAGCCGCCAAATATAATTTACCCTATCATCAGCAAGGCAGCTTTTTAAAGGCTTTGCGCAATCATTACCGGATGCTGCGCCAGCTTGGACGCGGTGACGATTTACAACAAAATACCGTTACCGGAATTGGGGAGCAACCCGCACTGGCTTAG
- the pyrF gene encoding orotidine-5'-phosphate decarboxylase translates to MNRQQLIDLIRQKQSFLCIGLDSNLDKIPRHLLSTDDPIFEFNRQIIDATHDLAIAYKPNLAFYESQGSRGWRSLERTIEYLATLGDNIFTIADAKRGDIGNTSGQYARAFLAAPPEGLGFDAITVAPYMGSDSVVPFLSYHDKWVILLALTSNPGADDLETQPMHDGRPLYEHVLRVSQQWGDAENMMYVAGATRPELLGSVRKLVPRHFLLVPGVGAQGGSLQEVCRYGLTSDCGLIINSSREIIFASGVEDFAKAARERALTLRQQMHKELERVGLI, encoded by the coding sequence ATGAACCGTCAACAACTGATCGATCTGATCCGCCAAAAGCAGTCGTTCCTTTGCATAGGTCTCGACAGCAACCTGGACAAAATACCCCGCCATTTGCTTTCAACAGATGATCCGATTTTTGAGTTCAACCGGCAGATCATCGATGCTACACACGACCTGGCTATAGCCTACAAGCCCAATCTGGCCTTTTACGAAAGCCAGGGGAGCCGTGGTTGGCGAAGTCTGGAACGCACCATCGAATATCTTGCTACTCTGGGCGACAATATTTTTACGATAGCCGATGCCAAGCGTGGTGATATTGGCAACACTTCGGGGCAATATGCCAGGGCATTTCTGGCCGCACCACCCGAAGGGCTTGGCTTCGATGCCATCACGGTAGCTCCCTATATGGGCAGCGACTCGGTAGTTCCATTTTTATCTTATCATGATAAATGGGTGATCTTGCTGGCGCTCACCTCCAACCCCGGAGCTGACGATCTTGAAACACAGCCCATGCACGATGGACGGCCACTCTACGAGCACGTGCTGCGCGTTTCGCAGCAGTGGGGCGATGCCGAAAATATGATGTACGTGGCAGGTGCCACCCGTCCGGAGCTTCTCGGTTCGGTTCGCAAGCTTGTTCCTCGTCATTTTCTTTTGGTGCCTGGTGTAGGCGCTCAGGGTGGAAGCCTGCAGGAGGTTTGTCGTTATGGCCTCACGTCTGATTGTGGTCTAATTATAAATTCTTCGCGTGAAATTATCTTTGCTTCCGGTGTAGAAGATTTTGCTAAAGCTGCACGTGAACGAGCACTTACGTTGCGTCAGCAGATGCATAAGGAGCTGGAAAGGGTGGGTCTGATCTGA